The following are from one region of the Pectobacterium actinidiae genome:
- the mdoH gene encoding glucans biosynthesis glucosyltransferase MdoH — translation MNKSTSSLDYIEKLPLPAEQAEVLREKLPQAAWNDQAVLHQALSEGNPSGGSQVNVQAEDDVALHSVQARLEMAWADGLENGKQLGTDREGRTALKAMPVITRASMFPDVWRTNPLIRWWESLLGRTVPPRPHYSPEEKISENRWRLVGTIRRYILLVLTLFQTAIATWYMKTILPYQGWALIDPFEMAGQPWTRSVMQLLPYVLQSGILVLFAVLFCWVSAGFWTALMGFLQLLIGRDKYSISSTTVGNEALNPEHRTALIMPICNEDVERVFAGLRATYESVEATGNLEHFDIYVLSDSNDPDICVAEQKAWMELCRDVGGAGRIFYRRRRRRVKRKSGNIDDFCRRWGNQYSYMVILDADSVMSGDCLTSLVRLMEANPNAGIIQSSPKASGMDTLYARCQQFATRVYGPLFTAGLHFWQLGESHYWGHNAIIRVKPFIEHCALAPLPGEGSFAGAILSHDFVEAALMRRAGWGVWIAYDLPGSYEELPPNLLDELKRDRRWCHGNLMNFRLFLVKGMHPVHRAVFLTGVMSYLSAPLWFMFLVLSTALQVVHTLMEPQYFLQPRQLFPVWPQWRPELAIALFSTTLVLLFLPKLLSVILVWAKGAKEYGGAFRVFLSLLLEMLFSVLLAPVRMLFHTVFVVSAFLGWSVQWNSPQRDDDATPWSEAFVRHGSQLILGLVWAIGMAWLDLRFLWWLAPIVFSLILSPFVSVYSSRAALGLRCKRAKLLMIPEEFNPPRELVATDEYCRLNHQRRLDNGFMQAVFDPSVNALASAMATARHRFSRAIEDVREQNVRDALNRKPEEVSNNQRLALLSDPVTISRLHYHVWQKPEAYAAWVESYQKLPTPHIKS, via the coding sequence ATGAATAAGTCAACTTCTTCTCTCGATTATATTGAGAAACTACCTCTGCCTGCGGAGCAGGCAGAGGTTCTTCGCGAAAAATTACCGCAAGCGGCCTGGAACGATCAGGCCGTTTTGCATCAGGCCTTGTCTGAAGGTAACCCGTCTGGAGGTAGCCAGGTCAATGTTCAGGCAGAAGACGATGTTGCACTGCATTCTGTGCAGGCTCGTCTTGAAATGGCCTGGGCTGATGGTTTGGAAAACGGTAAGCAGCTTGGTACAGATAGAGAAGGGCGGACGGCATTAAAAGCCATGCCTGTCATTACCCGCGCTTCTATGTTCCCTGATGTCTGGCGGACGAACCCACTGATCCGCTGGTGGGAAAGTCTGCTGGGTCGTACTGTGCCGCCTCGTCCTCATTACAGCCCGGAAGAGAAAATTTCCGAAAACCGCTGGCGTCTGGTAGGAACAATCCGCCGCTATATTCTGCTGGTGTTGACGCTGTTCCAGACGGCGATCGCAACCTGGTACATGAAAACCATTCTCCCTTATCAGGGGTGGGCGCTGATCGATCCGTTTGAAATGGCGGGTCAGCCTTGGACGCGCTCGGTAATGCAACTGCTGCCTTATGTGCTGCAAAGCGGCATACTTGTCCTGTTCGCGGTGTTGTTCTGTTGGGTGTCGGCTGGGTTCTGGACTGCATTGATGGGGTTCCTGCAACTGCTGATTGGTCGAGACAAATACAGTATCTCTTCCACGACGGTGGGTAACGAGGCGCTGAACCCCGAGCATCGCACGGCGTTAATCATGCCGATTTGTAACGAAGACGTAGAACGCGTGTTTGCGGGATTACGTGCGACGTATGAATCTGTTGAAGCGACGGGCAACCTTGAGCATTTTGATATTTACGTCCTGAGCGACAGTAACGATCCCGATATCTGCGTGGCAGAGCAAAAAGCCTGGATGGAGTTGTGCCGTGATGTTGGTGGCGCTGGGCGTATCTTCTATCGCCGTCGCCGTCGCCGCGTCAAACGTAAGAGCGGCAATATCGACGATTTCTGCCGCCGTTGGGGTAACCAGTATAGCTACATGGTGATTCTGGATGCCGATAGCGTGATGAGCGGCGACTGTCTGACGTCTTTGGTCAGACTGATGGAAGCGAATCCAAACGCCGGTATCATCCAGTCCTCGCCGAAAGCATCGGGTATGGATACGCTGTATGCACGCTGCCAGCAGTTTGCAACGCGTGTCTATGGGCCGCTGTTCACCGCGGGCCTGCATTTTTGGCAGTTGGGTGAGTCACACTACTGGGGTCATAACGCGATTATCCGTGTTAAACCGTTCATCGAGCACTGTGCCCTGGCGCCGCTGCCGGGTGAAGGTTCGTTTGCGGGTGCGATTCTTTCTCACGACTTCGTTGAAGCGGCGCTGATGCGTCGTGCAGGATGGGGCGTGTGGATTGCATACGATCTGCCGGGAAGCTACGAAGAGTTGCCGCCCAACCTGCTGGATGAATTAAAACGTGACCGCCGCTGGTGCCATGGTAACCTGATGAATTTCCGGTTGTTCCTGGTTAAAGGTATGCATCCTGTTCACCGTGCAGTTTTCCTTACTGGTGTGATGTCTTATCTGTCCGCACCGCTGTGGTTTATGTTCCTGGTGCTCTCTACAGCCTTGCAGGTTGTGCATACGCTAATGGAACCACAGTACTTCTTGCAGCCTCGACAGTTGTTCCCCGTCTGGCCACAGTGGCGGCCAGAACTGGCTATTGCGCTCTTCTCGACGACATTGGTCTTACTGTTCTTGCCAAAACTGTTGAGCGTGATTCTGGTGTGGGCGAAAGGCGCAAAAGAGTACGGTGGCGCTTTCCGGGTATTCCTTTCTCTGCTGCTGGAAATGCTGTTCTCGGTTCTGCTGGCACCGGTTCGTATGTTGTTCCATACGGTGTTTGTTGTTAGTGCGTTCCTTGGCTGGTCGGTGCAGTGGAATTCTCCACAGCGTGACGACGATGCGACTCCGTGGAGTGAAGCGTTTGTGCGCCACGGTTCTCAGTTGATTCTGGGGCTGGTCTGGGCGATTGGCATGGCATGGCTGGATCTGCGTTTCTTATGGTGGCTGGCGCCGATTGTCTTCTCGCTGATTCTGTCGCCGTTTGTGTCGGTTTACTCAAGCCGTGCGGCGTTGGGACTGCGTTGTAAGCGTGCGAAGCTGTTGATGATACCGGAAGAGTTTAATCCACCACGCGAACTGGTCGCGACCGACGAATATTGCAGGTTGAACCACCAGCGTAGACTTGATAACGGGTTTATGCAGGCTGTCTTTGATCCGTCAGTTAACGCCCTTGCCAGTGCAATGGCGACGGCGCGTCACCGCTTCAGTCGGGCGATTGAAGATGTACGTGAGCAAAATGTGCGTGATGCTTTGAATCGTAAGCCGGAAGAGGTCAGCAATAATCAGCGTCTGGCATTGCTTAGCGATCCTGTTACGATCTCGCGGTTGCACTACCATGTGTGGCAAAAACCGGAAGCTTATGCTGCGTGGGTCGAGTCTTACCAAAAACTTCCCACACCTCATATCAAAAGCTAA